A genomic window from Zalophus californianus isolate mZalCal1 chromosome 13, mZalCal1.pri.v2, whole genome shotgun sequence includes:
- the SURF6 gene encoding surfeit locus protein 6, translating to MASLLAKDAYLQGLARKICCQPSPEPQKRKSASKTQGSEAAGPPKKKRKKAQKKSREREKAVELKTQAPGEKSPASSRAKKPAVPEEGEVFSSMGSPADGDVEQGQLRSDTLVTELDSLFALDVVRQRLHEKMREARGQGHNTELSPAALEKRRRRKQERDRKKRKRRELRAKEKVAKAAEAVKPPHEQPHEQPHEEVQPGLLFNKVEVTEEQAASKAQRRKEKRQKLKGKLAPLTGRNYRQLLERLQARQARLEELRDQDEGKARELESKMQWTNLLYKAEGVRIRDDEHLLQEALKRKEKRREQRKRRWEKRTAHVVEKMQQRQDKRRQNLRKKKAARAERRLDKARKKGRILPQDLERAGLA from the exons ATGGCTTCTCTGCTCGCCAAGGACGCCTACCTGCAGGGCCTGGCCAGGAAAATCTGCTGCCAGCCCAGCCCGGAGCCGCAGAAACGCAAGTCCG CCAGCAAAACTCAAGGCTCAGAAGCTGCTGgacccccaaaaaagaagaggaagaaagcgCAGAAGAAATCCCGGGAGCGGGAAAAGGCTGTGGAGCTGAAGACCCAGGCTCCAGGGGAAAAGTCTCCAGCATCTTCCAGGGCCAAAAAGCCAGCAGTACCTGAGGAAGGAGAGGTCTTCAGCTCCATGGGATCTCCAGCAGATGGGGATGTGGAGCAGGGCCAGCTGAGATCAG ATACCCTGGTCACAGAACTTGACTCTCTCTTTGCCCTGGATGTTGTGAGGCAGCGGCTACATGAAAAAATGCGGGAGGCCCGGGGCCAG GGACACAACACGGAGCTGTCTCCCGCCGCTTTGGAGAAGAGAAGGCGGCGAAAGCAGGAGCGGGAccggaaaaagaggaaaagaagggagttGAGGGCAAAGGAGAAGGTGGCAAAGGCTGCGGAGGCTGTCAAGCCGCCCCATGAGCAACCCCACGAGCAGCCCCACGAGGAGGTGCAGCCGGGGCTGCTCTTCAATAAG GTGGAGGTGACCGAGGAGCAAGCAGCCAGCAAGGCCCAGCGCCGgaaggagaagaggcagaagctGAAGGGGAAGCTGGCGCCGCTGACGGGCAGGAACTACCGGCAGCTGCTGGAGCGCCTGCAGGCGCGGCAGGCTCGGCTGGAGGAGCTGCGGGACCAGGACGAGGGGAAGGCGCGGGAGCTGGAGAGCAAGATGCAGTGGACCAACCTGCTGTACAAGGCCGAGGGCGTGCGCATCCGTGATGACGAGCACTTGCTGCAGGAGGCCCTGAAGCGCAAGGAGAAGCGGCGTGAGCAGCGGAAGCGCAGGTGGGAGAAGCGCACGGCCCACGTGGTCGAGAAGATGCAGCAGCGGCAGGACAAGCGGCGGCAGAACCTGCGCAAGAAGAAGGCGGCCCGGGCCGAGCGGCGCCTGGACAAGGCCCGCAAGAAGGGCCGGATCCTGCCCCAGGACCTGGAGCGGGCCGGCCTGGCGTGA